Proteins encoded in a region of the Streptomyces akebiae genome:
- a CDS encoding elongation factor G-like protein EF-G2 has protein sequence MGDKANAHPGAAGRATAADHPASVRNVVLVGHSGSGKTTLVEALALTAGAVNRAGRVEDGGTVSDYDEIEHRQQRSVQLSLVPVEWGGYKINLLDTPGYADFVGELRAGLRAADAALFVVSASDGVDGSTRMVWEECAAVGMPRAIVITHLEAARSDFEEMTRICADTFGGDDPDAVLPLYLPLHGPQGPDGHAPVTGLTGLLSQKLYDYSSGERKESEPGPEQLPAIDEARNRLIEGIIAESEDETLMDRYLGGEAIDVKTLVDDLERAVARGVFHPVLAAAPAADGAKQGIGTVELLELITGGFPTPLERETPTVTTPEGRPREITSACDPDGPLVAEVVKTASDPYVGRISLVRVFSGTLRPDVTVHVSGHGLADRGHEDHDVDERIGALSAPFGKQQRTLTHCIAGDLACVAKLNRAETGDTLSAKDDPLLMEPWEMPDPLLPLAIEAHSKADEDKLSQGLARLVAEDPTMRLEQNQDTHQVVLWCLGEAHADVALERLRSRYGVQVDVIPHRVSLRETFADRSAGRGRHVKQSGGHGQYAICEIEVEPLPGGSGIEFVDKVVGGAVPRQFIPSVEKGVRAQAAKGVAAGYPLIDVRITLRDGKAHSVDSSDAAFQTAGALALREAAADAKIHLLEPVAEVSVLVGDSYVGPVMSDLSGRRGRVVGTEQAGGGRTLVRAEVPEIEIDRYAVDLRSLSHGTARFGRRYTRHEPMPSHVAEKLREQTGEN, from the coding sequence ATGGGCGACAAGGCGAACGCACATCCCGGAGCCGCCGGCAGGGCTACGGCGGCCGACCACCCCGCGTCCGTACGGAATGTGGTGCTGGTCGGCCACTCCGGTTCGGGCAAGACGACCCTGGTGGAGGCTCTCGCGCTGACGGCGGGGGCGGTGAACCGGGCGGGCCGCGTGGAGGACGGCGGCACCGTCTCCGACTACGACGAGATCGAACACCGGCAGCAACGCTCGGTGCAACTCTCCCTCGTCCCCGTCGAATGGGGCGGATACAAGATCAATCTGTTGGACACCCCCGGATACGCCGACTTCGTCGGGGAACTCAGGGCCGGTCTGCGAGCGGCGGACGCGGCCCTTTTCGTCGTCTCGGCCTCGGACGGCGTCGACGGCTCGACCCGCATGGTGTGGGAGGAGTGCGCGGCGGTCGGCATGCCGCGGGCGATCGTGATCACGCACCTGGAGGCCGCGCGGTCGGACTTCGAGGAGATGACCCGGATCTGTGCGGACACGTTCGGCGGGGACGACCCCGACGCCGTCCTTCCGCTCTATCTGCCGCTGCACGGCCCCCAGGGCCCCGACGGGCACGCGCCCGTGACCGGGCTGACCGGGCTGCTGTCGCAGAAGCTCTACGACTACTCCTCCGGCGAGCGCAAGGAGTCCGAGCCCGGCCCGGAGCAGCTGCCTGCGATCGACGAGGCCCGCAACCGGCTCATCGAGGGGATCATCGCCGAGAGCGAGGACGAGACCCTCATGGACCGCTATCTCGGCGGCGAGGCCATCGACGTCAAGACACTCGTCGACGACCTGGAGCGGGCCGTCGCGCGCGGGGTCTTCCACCCGGTGCTGGCCGCCGCCCCGGCGGCCGACGGCGCCAAACAGGGCATCGGCACGGTCGAGCTCCTCGAACTGATCACCGGCGGCTTCCCCACCCCCCTGGAGCGCGAGACACCCACGGTCACCACCCCCGAGGGCCGGCCCCGCGAGATCACGTCGGCCTGCGACCCGGACGGACCGTTGGTCGCCGAGGTCGTGAAGACCGCCAGCGACCCCTATGTGGGCCGGATCTCCCTGGTACGGGTCTTCTCCGGGACGCTGCGCCCCGACGTGACGGTGCATGTCTCCGGGCACGGTCTGGCCGACCGCGGGCACGAGGACCACGACGTCGACGAGCGGATCGGCGCCCTGTCCGCCCCGTTCGGCAAACAGCAGCGGACCCTCACCCACTGCATCGCGGGCGACCTGGCGTGCGTGGCGAAACTGAACCGCGCGGAGACCGGGGACACGCTCTCGGCCAAGGACGACCCGCTGCTCATGGAGCCGTGGGAGATGCCGGACCCGTTGCTGCCGCTCGCCATCGAGGCACACAGCAAGGCCGACGAGGACAAGCTCTCCCAGGGCCTCGCCCGGCTGGTCGCCGAGGACCCGACCATGCGGCTCGAACAGAACCAGGACACGCACCAGGTCGTCCTCTGGTGCCTGGGCGAGGCGCACGCCGACGTGGCGCTGGAACGGCTGCGCAGCCGCTACGGCGTCCAGGTCGACGTCATACCGCACCGGGTCTCCCTGCGGGAGACGTTCGCCGACAGGTCGGCGGGCCGGGGCCGGCACGTGAAGCAGTCCGGTGGACACGGGCAGTACGCGATCTGCGAGATCGAGGTGGAGCCACTGCCCGGCGGTTCCGGCATCGAGTTCGTCGACAAGGTCGTCGGCGGCGCGGTGCCCCGGCAGTTCATCCCGTCCGTCGAGAAGGGGGTACGGGCGCAGGCCGCGAAGGGTGTAGCGGCCGGTTATCCGCTCATCGACGTACGGATCACGCTGCGCGACGGCAAGGCGCACTCGGTGGACTCCTCGGACGCCGCGTTCCAGACGGCGGGCGCGCTGGCGCTGCGCGAGGCCGCCGCCGACGCGAAGATCCACCTGCTGGAGCCGGTGGCCGAGGTGTCGGTCCTGGTCGGCGACTCGTACGTGGGCCCGGTGATGAGCGATCTGTCCGGTCGGCGCGGCCGGGTCGTCGGCACCGAGCAGGCGGGCGGCGGACGCACCCTCGTCCGGGCCGAGGTACCGGAGATCGAGATCGACCGGTACGCCGTCGATCTGCGGTCGCTCTCCCACGGCACCGCGCGCTTCGGCCGCCGGTACACGCGGCACGAGCCGATGCCGTCGCATGTCGCCGAGAAGCTCCGGGAACAGACCGGGGAGAACTGA
- the pgsA gene encoding phosphatidylinositol phosphate synthase produces MLNKYARAFFTRVLTPFAAFLIRRGVSPDTVTLIGTAGVIAGALVFYPRGEFFWGTIVITLFVFSDLVDGNMARQMGRSSRWGAFLDSTLDRVADGAIFGGFALWYAGKGDDLALCAVSIFCLASGQVVSYTKARGESIGLPVAVNGLVERAERLVISLVAAGLSGLHAFGVPGIDVLLPIALWIVAVGSLVTLIQRVVTVRRESAEAEAEAAAATAQETPDTAHNSEATP; encoded by the coding sequence ATGCTGAACAAGTACGCGCGTGCATTCTTCACGCGTGTCCTCACACCGTTCGCCGCGTTTTTGATCCGCAGGGGCGTCAGCCCCGACACGGTCACCCTCATCGGCACCGCCGGAGTGATCGCGGGTGCGCTGGTCTTCTACCCCCGGGGCGAGTTCTTCTGGGGCACGATCGTCATCACGCTGTTCGTGTTCTCGGACCTCGTCGACGGCAACATGGCCCGTCAGATGGGCCGCTCCAGCCGCTGGGGGGCCTTCCTCGACTCCACGCTCGACCGGGTGGCCGACGGCGCGATCTTCGGCGGCTTCGCTCTCTGGTACGCGGGCAAGGGCGACGACCTCGCCCTGTGCGCCGTCTCGATCTTCTGTCTGGCGAGCGGCCAGGTGGTGTCCTACACCAAGGCGCGAGGCGAGTCGATCGGCCTGCCGGTGGCGGTCAACGGGCTGGTGGAGCGCGCCGAGCGTCTGGTGATCTCGCTGGTCGCGGCCGGACTCTCCGGACTGCACGCCTTCGGGGTGCCCGGCATCGACGTCCTGCTGCCCATCGCCCTGTGGATCGTCGCCGTCGGCAGCCTCGTCACGCTGATCCAGCGCGTGGTCACGGTCCGCCGCGAGTCCGCCGAGGCCGAGGCGGAGGCCGCCGCCGCGACCGCACAGGAGACCCCGGACACCGCCCACAACAGCGAGGCGACCCCGTGA
- a CDS encoding phosphatidylinositol mannoside acyltransferase — MSALRDRLTDGLYGLGWSTVKKLPEPVAVRLGRTIADATWKRRGPLVRRLEANYARVVPGAGPERLAELSRAGMRSYLRYWMESFRLPAWSEERIRSGVTVQDIHHVTDGLAAGRGVVLALPHLANWDLAGAWVTTELKTPFTTVAERLKPETLYDRFVAYREGLGMEVLPHSGGSAFGTLARRLRDGGLVCLVADRDLSASGVEVDFFGEPTRMPGGPALLAQHTGALLLPATLWYDDSPVMRGRVHAPVEVPGTGTRAEKTSVMTQALADAFAAGIADHPEDWHMLQRLWLADLDSAKSPDGPTTPAPRPATGPVTGSATDTARTPRADTATDSEKGRP; from the coding sequence GTGAGCGCTCTGCGGGACCGGCTGACCGACGGGCTGTACGGCCTGGGCTGGAGCACGGTGAAGAAGCTCCCCGAGCCCGTCGCCGTACGCCTCGGCCGGACGATCGCCGACGCCACCTGGAAGCGTCGTGGCCCCCTCGTGCGCCGCCTGGAGGCCAACTACGCGCGCGTGGTGCCCGGCGCGGGCCCGGAGCGCCTGGCCGAGCTGTCCCGCGCGGGCATGCGTTCGTACCTGCGCTACTGGATGGAGTCCTTCCGGCTCCCCGCCTGGAGCGAGGAGCGGATCAGGAGCGGCGTCACGGTCCAGGACATCCACCACGTCACCGACGGCCTCGCCGCCGGCCGGGGCGTCGTCCTCGCGCTGCCGCACCTGGCCAACTGGGACCTCGCCGGCGCCTGGGTCACCACCGAGCTGAAGACCCCGTTCACGACGGTCGCCGAACGCCTCAAGCCCGAGACGCTCTACGACCGGTTCGTCGCCTACCGCGAGGGCCTCGGCATGGAGGTCCTGCCGCACAGCGGCGGATCCGCCTTCGGCACGCTGGCGCGGCGGCTGCGCGACGGCGGCCTGGTCTGCCTGGTCGCCGACCGCGACCTGTCCGCGTCCGGCGTCGAGGTCGACTTCTTCGGCGAACCCACCCGCATGCCCGGCGGACCGGCTCTCCTCGCCCAGCACACCGGCGCGCTGCTGCTGCCGGCGACGCTCTGGTACGACGACTCGCCCGTCATGCGGGGACGCGTGCATGCCCCGGTCGAGGTACCCGGGACAGGTACCCGCGCCGAGAAGACGTCTGTCATGACACAGGCGCTGGCAGACGCCTTCGCCGCCGGCATCGCCGACCACCCGGAGGACTGGCACATGCTCCAGCGCTTGTGGCTCGCGGACCTCGACTCCGCGAAGAGTCCCGACGGCCCGACGACACCCGCACCTAGGCCGGCGACGGGTCCCGTGACCGGTTCCGCGACGGACACCGCGCGTACTCCGCGGGCGGACACCGCGACGGACTCCGAGAAGGGACGCCCGTGA
- a CDS encoding glycosyltransferase family 4 protein, translating to MKIGIVCPYSWDVPGGVQFHIRDLADHLIRLGHEVSVLAPADDDTPLPPYVVSAGRAVPVPYNGSVARLNFGFLSAARVRRWLHDGTFDVIHIHEPASPSLGLLACWAAQGPIVATFHTSNPRSRAMIAAYPILQPALEKISARIAVSEYARRTLVEHLGGDAVVIPNGVDVDFFARAKPNPDWQGDTLGFVGRIDEPRKGLPVLMRALPKILAERPRTRLLVAGRGDEEEAVETLPKELRSRVEFLGMVSDEDKARFLRSADVYVAPNTGGESFGIILVEAMSAGAPVLASDLDAFAQVLDQGTAGELFANEDADALATAAVRLLGDPDRRAELRERGSAHVRRFDWSTVGADILGVYETVTEGAASVAADERVGLRARLGLARE from the coding sequence GTGAAGATCGGGATCGTCTGCCCGTACTCCTGGGACGTGCCCGGGGGAGTCCAGTTCCACATCCGCGACCTGGCCGACCACCTCATCCGCCTCGGCCACGAGGTGTCGGTGCTCGCCCCCGCCGACGACGACACACCGCTGCCGCCGTACGTCGTCTCGGCGGGCCGCGCGGTCCCGGTGCCCTACAACGGCTCGGTGGCCCGCCTGAACTTCGGGTTCCTGTCGGCGGCGAGGGTACGGCGCTGGCTGCACGACGGCACGTTCGACGTGATCCACATCCACGAGCCGGCCTCCCCGTCGCTCGGCCTGCTGGCCTGCTGGGCCGCGCAGGGCCCGATCGTGGCCACCTTCCACACCTCCAACCCGCGCTCCCGGGCGATGATCGCGGCCTACCCGATCCTCCAGCCCGCGCTGGAGAAGATCAGCGCGCGGATCGCGGTGAGCGAGTACGCCCGCCGCACCCTGGTCGAACACCTGGGCGGCGACGCGGTCGTCATCCCGAACGGCGTCGACGTCGACTTCTTCGCCCGCGCCAAGCCCAACCCCGACTGGCAGGGCGACACGCTCGGCTTCGTCGGCCGCATCGACGAACCCCGCAAGGGACTGCCGGTCCTGATGAGGGCACTCCCGAAGATCCTCGCCGAGCGCCCCCGGACCCGGCTGCTGGTCGCCGGGCGCGGGGACGAGGAGGAGGCGGTCGAGACCCTGCCCAAGGAACTGCGCTCCCGCGTCGAGTTCCTCGGCATGGTCAGCGACGAGGACAAGGCCCGCTTCCTGCGCAGCGCCGACGTCTACGTCGCCCCCAACACCGGCGGCGAGAGCTTCGGCATCATCCTCGTCGAGGCCATGTCCGCCGGCGCCCCCGTCCTCGCCTCCGACCTCGACGCCTTCGCCCAGGTCCTCGATCAGGGCACCGCGGGCGAGCTCTTCGCCAACGAGGACGCCGACGCCCTCGCGACCGCCGCCGTGCGCCTCCTCGGCGACCCGGACCGCCGTGCCGAACTCCGCGAACGGGGCAGCGCCCACGTCCGCCGGTTCGACTGGTCCACCGTCGGCGCCGACATCCTCGGTGTCTACGAGACCGTCACGGAGGGCGCCGCGTCGGTGGCGGCGGACGAACGGGTCGGACTGCGGGCGCGGTTGGGGCTGGCCCGGGAATGA
- a CDS encoding LemA family protein gives MTSTLIWIAVVLFAIGLYLSWTAGRLDRLHARIDAARAALDAQLLRRASVAQELATSGVLDPAASIVLYEAAHAARQAEEEQREVAESELSQALRAVFADAQQVEVVREAPGGEDAANELAQAVRRVPMARRFHNDAVRAARALRRHRKVRWFRLAGHAPFPMAFEMDDEPPVALADRATA, from the coding sequence GTGACTTCCACACTCATCTGGATCGCGGTCGTCCTGTTCGCGATCGGCCTGTACCTGAGCTGGACCGCGGGACGCCTCGACCGGCTGCACGCGCGCATCGACGCCGCCCGTGCCGCGCTCGACGCGCAGCTGCTGCGCCGCGCGTCGGTCGCCCAGGAACTGGCCACGTCCGGGGTGCTGGACCCGGCCGCCTCGATCGTCCTCTACGAGGCGGCGCACGCGGCCCGGCAGGCCGAGGAAGAGCAGCGCGAGGTCGCCGAGAGCGAGCTGAGCCAGGCACTGCGGGCCGTGTTCGCGGACGCGCAGCAGGTGGAGGTGGTGCGCGAGGCGCCGGGGGGCGAGGACGCGGCGAACGAGCTGGCCCAGGCGGTTCGTCGGGTGCCGATGGCGCGACGCTTCCACAACGACGCGGTGCGGGCGGCGCGGGCGTTGCGTCGGCATCGCAAGGTCCGCTGGTTCCGGCTCGCCGGGCACGCGCCGTTCCCGATGGCCTTCGAGATGGACGACGAGCCGCCGGTTGCCCTGGCCGACCGGGCCACGGCCTGA
- the pdxS gene encoding pyridoxal 5'-phosphate synthase lyase subunit PdxS — MSSTLSNSAAQTPETGTARVKRGMAEQLKGGVIMDVVTPEQAKIAEDAGAVAVMALERVPADIRKDGGVARMSDPDMIEGIIEAVSIPVMAKSRIGHFVEAQVLQSLGVDYIDESEVLTPADEVNHSDKWAFTTPFVCGATNLGEALRRIAEGAAMIRSKGEAGTGNVVEAVRHLRQIKNEIAKLRGFDNNELYAAAKELRAPYELVKEVSELGKLPVVLFSAGGVATPADAALMRQLGAEGVFVGSGIFKSGDPAKRAAAIVKATTFYDDPKIIADASRNLGEAMVGINCDTLPEAERYANRGW; from the coding sequence GTGTCCAGCACGCTCTCCAACTCCGCCGCCCAGACCCCCGAGACCGGCACCGCCCGCGTGAAGCGCGGCATGGCCGAGCAGCTCAAGGGCGGTGTGATCATGGACGTCGTCACCCCGGAGCAGGCCAAGATCGCCGAGGACGCGGGCGCGGTCGCGGTCATGGCCCTGGAGCGGGTCCCCGCAGACATCCGCAAGGACGGCGGCGTGGCCCGGATGTCCGACCCCGACATGATCGAGGGCATCATCGAGGCCGTCTCCATCCCCGTCATGGCCAAGTCCCGCATCGGCCACTTCGTCGAGGCCCAGGTCCTGCAGTCCCTCGGCGTCGACTACATCGACGAGTCCGAGGTCCTCACCCCGGCCGACGAGGTCAACCACTCCGACAAGTGGGCCTTCACCACCCCCTTCGTCTGCGGTGCCACCAACCTCGGCGAGGCCCTGCGCCGCATAGCCGAGGGCGCCGCCATGATCCGCTCCAAGGGCGAGGCCGGAACCGGCAACGTCGTCGAGGCCGTCCGGCACCTGCGCCAGATCAAGAACGAGATCGCCAAGCTGCGCGGCTTCGACAACAACGAGCTGTACGCCGCCGCCAAGGAGCTGCGCGCCCCGTACGAGCTGGTCAAGGAGGTCTCCGAGCTGGGCAAGCTCCCGGTGGTGCTGTTCTCCGCCGGTGGTGTGGCCACCCCGGCCGACGCCGCGCTGATGCGCCAGCTCGGGGCCGAGGGCGTCTTCGTGGGCTCCGGCATCTTCAAGTCCGGCGACCCGGCCAAGCGCGCCGCCGCCATCGTGAAGGCGACCACCTTCTACGACGACCCGAAGATCATCGCGGACGCCTCCCGCAACCTGGGCGAGGCCATGGTCGGCATCAACTGCGACACCCTCCCCGAGGCCGAGCGCTACGCGAACCGGGGCTGGTAA
- the pdxT gene encoding pyridoxal 5'-phosphate synthase glutaminase subunit PdxT → MSDTPVIGVLALQGDVREHLVALAAADAVARPVRRPEELAEVDGLIIPGGESTTISKLAVLFGVMEPLRARVRDGMPVYGTCAGLIMLADKILDPRSGQETIGGIDMIVRRNAFGRQNESFEAAVDVKGVEGDPVEGVFIRAPWVESVGAETEVLAEHDGHIVAVRQGNALATSFHPELTGDHRLHALFVDMVHANRVAESL, encoded by the coding sequence ATGAGCGACACCCCCGTCATAGGCGTCCTGGCACTCCAGGGCGACGTACGGGAGCACCTCGTCGCCCTGGCCGCGGCCGACGCCGTGGCCAGGCCGGTGCGGCGCCCCGAGGAACTCGCCGAGGTGGACGGCCTCATCATCCCCGGCGGCGAGTCCACCACCATCTCCAAGCTCGCCGTCCTCTTCGGCGTCATGGAGCCCCTCCGCGCGCGCGTGCGCGACGGCATGCCCGTGTACGGCACCTGCGCCGGCCTGATCATGCTCGCCGACAAGATCCTCGACCCGCGCTCGGGCCAGGAGACCATCGGCGGCATCGACATGATCGTGCGCCGCAACGCCTTCGGGCGCCAGAACGAGTCCTTCGAAGCGGCGGTCGACGTGAAGGGCGTCGAGGGCGATCCCGTGGAGGGCGTCTTCATCCGCGCCCCCTGGGTGGAGTCCGTGGGCGCGGAGACGGAGGTGCTGGCCGAGCACGACGGTCACATCGTCGCCGTACGCCAGGGCAACGCCCTCGCCACCTCCTTCCACCCGGAACTGACCGGCGACCACCGGCTGCACGCCCTCTTTGTCGACATGGTGCACGCGAACCGGGTGGCGGAGTCCTTGTAG
- a CDS encoding YebC/PmpR family DNA-binding transcriptional regulator: MSGHSKWATTKHKKAVIDAKRGKLFAKLIKNIEVAARMGGVDLEGNPTLYDAVQKAKKQSVPNKNIDSAIKRGGGLEAGGADYETIMYEGYGPNGVAVLIECLTDNRNRAASDVRVAMTRNGGSMADPGSVSYLFNRKGVVIVPKGELSEDDVLEVVLDAGAEEVNDLGESFEVLSEATDLVAVRTSLQEAGIDYDSAEANFVPTMQVELDEEGAKKIFKLIDALEDSDDVQNVFANFDVSDDVMAKVDA, translated from the coding sequence ATGTCCGGCCACTCTAAATGGGCTACGACGAAGCACAAGAAGGCCGTGATCGACGCCAAGCGCGGCAAGCTCTTCGCGAAGCTGATCAAGAACATCGAGGTCGCCGCACGGATGGGCGGCGTCGACCTCGAAGGCAACCCCACGCTCTACGACGCCGTGCAGAAGGCGAAGAAGCAGTCGGTTCCCAACAAGAACATCGACTCCGCGATCAAGCGTGGCGGCGGCCTGGAGGCCGGTGGCGCCGACTACGAGACGATCATGTACGAGGGCTACGGTCCCAACGGTGTCGCGGTGCTCATCGAGTGCCTCACCGACAACCGCAACCGCGCCGCCTCGGACGTCCGTGTCGCCATGACCCGCAACGGCGGCTCGATGGCCGACCCGGGCTCCGTCTCGTACCTCTTCAACCGCAAGGGCGTCGTGATCGTCCCCAAGGGCGAGCTGTCCGAGGACGACGTCCTGGAGGTCGTGCTCGACGCCGGTGCCGAGGAGGTCAACGACCTGGGCGAGTCCTTCGAGGTGCTCAGCGAGGCCACCGACCTGGTCGCGGTCCGCACCTCCCTCCAGGAGGCCGGCATCGACTACGACTCCGCCGAGGCCAACTTCGTCCCGACCATGCAGGTCGAGCTGGACGAGGAGGGCGCCAAGAAGATCTTCAAGCTGATCGACGCCCTGGAGGACAGCGACGACGTCCAGAACGTCTTCGCCAACTTCGACGTCAGCGACGACGTGATGGCCAAGGTCGACGCGTAG
- the ruvC gene encoding crossover junction endodeoxyribonuclease RuvC, with protein sequence MRVLGVDPGLTRCGVGVVEGVAGRPLTMLGVGVVRTPADAELGHRLVAIEQGIERWLDEHHPECVAVERVFSQHNVRTVMGTAQASAVAMLCAARRGIPVALHTPSEVKAAVTGSGRADKAQVGAMVTRLLRLDAPPKPADAADALALAICHIWRAPAQNRLQQAVALHASKGRTS encoded by the coding sequence GTGCGCGTACTGGGGGTGGACCCGGGACTGACCCGCTGCGGTGTCGGGGTCGTGGAGGGCGTCGCCGGACGACCTCTCACCATGCTCGGCGTCGGTGTCGTCCGTACGCCCGCGGACGCGGAGTTGGGGCACCGCCTCGTCGCGATCGAGCAGGGCATCGAGCGGTGGCTCGACGAACACCACCCCGAATGCGTCGCCGTGGAACGGGTGTTCAGCCAGCACAACGTCCGGACGGTCATGGGCACCGCCCAGGCCAGCGCCGTCGCCATGCTGTGCGCCGCACGCCGCGGCATCCCCGTCGCCCTGCACACGCCCAGCGAGGTCAAGGCCGCCGTCACCGGCAGCGGCCGCGCCGACAAGGCCCAGGTCGGCGCCATGGTCACCCGTCTCCTCCGGCTCGACGCACCACCGAAACCGGCGGATGCCGCCGACGCCCTCGCCCTCGCCATCTGCCACATCTGGCGGGCCCCCGCCCAGAACCGCCTCCAGCAGGCCGTGGCCCTGCACGCATCGAAAGGCCGTACGTCATGA
- the ruvA gene encoding Holliday junction branch migration protein RuvA, whose protein sequence is MIAFVSGPVAALAPDSAVVEVGGIGIAVQCTPNTLSGLRMGQPAKLATSLVVREDSLTLYGFVDDDERQVFELLQTASGVGPRLAQAMLAVHTPDALRRAVATGDEKALIAVPGIGKKGAQKLLLELKDRLGEPVGAPAIGAPVTQGWRDQLHAALIGLGYATREADEAVSAVTPQAEATEGTPQVGQLLKAALQTLNRAR, encoded by the coding sequence ATGATCGCCTTCGTCAGCGGCCCGGTCGCCGCCCTCGCCCCGGACTCCGCGGTGGTCGAGGTGGGCGGGATCGGCATCGCGGTCCAGTGCACGCCCAACACGTTGTCCGGACTCCGCATGGGGCAGCCGGCCAAGCTCGCCACCTCCCTGGTGGTCCGCGAGGACTCGCTCACGCTGTACGGCTTCGTCGACGACGACGAGCGCCAGGTCTTCGAACTGCTGCAGACCGCGAGCGGCGTGGGCCCGCGCCTGGCGCAGGCGATGCTCGCCGTGCACACCCCGGACGCCCTGCGTCGAGCGGTGGCCACCGGTGACGAGAAGGCACTGATCGCCGTCCCCGGCATCGGCAAGAAGGGTGCCCAGAAGCTGCTGTTGGAGCTGAAGGACCGCCTGGGCGAGCCGGTGGGCGCCCCCGCGATCGGCGCCCCGGTCACCCAGGGCTGGCGCGACCAGTTGCACGCGGCGCTGATCGGCCTCGGGTACGCCACCCGCGAGGCCGACGAAGCCGTGTCGGCCGTGACCCCCCAGGCCGAGGCCACCGAAGGCACGCCCCAGGTGGGCCAGTTGCTGAAGGCTGCCCTCCAGACCCTCAACAGAGCCCGCTGA
- the ruvB gene encoding Holliday junction branch migration DNA helicase RuvB, giving the protein MNWDDTTDDTAPERLVGSVADREDQAVEAALRPKDLDEFIGQEKVREQLDLVLRAARARGATADHVLLSGAPGLGKTTLSMIIAAEMGAPIRITSGPAIQHAGDLAAILSSLQEGEVLFLDEIHRMSRPAEEMLYMAMEDFRVDVIVGKGPGATAIPLELPPFTLVGATTRAGLLPPPLRDRFGFTAHMEFYEPAELERVIHRSANLLDVEIDTDGAAEIAGRSRGTPRIANRLLRRVRDYAQVKADGFITRDIAGAALAVYEVDARGLDRLDRGVLEALLKLFGGGPVGLSTLAVAVGEERETVEEVAEPFLVREGLLARTPRGRVATPAAWAHLGLTPPRGTTGGNGQQDLFGA; this is encoded by the coding sequence ATGAACTGGGACGACACGACCGACGACACCGCCCCCGAGCGCCTGGTGGGCTCCGTCGCCGACCGTGAGGACCAGGCCGTCGAGGCCGCCCTGCGCCCCAAGGACCTCGACGAGTTCATCGGTCAGGAGAAGGTCCGCGAGCAGCTCGACCTGGTCCTGCGGGCGGCACGCGCGCGCGGGGCCACCGCCGACCATGTCCTGCTCTCCGGTGCCCCGGGCCTCGGCAAGACCACGCTCTCGATGATCATCGCGGCCGAGATGGGCGCCCCCATCCGGATCACCTCCGGCCCCGCCATCCAGCACGCCGGCGACCTCGCCGCGATCCTCTCCTCCCTCCAGGAGGGAGAGGTCCTCTTCCTCGACGAGATCCACCGCATGTCCCGGCCCGCCGAGGAGATGCTGTACATGGCGATGGAGGACTTCCGCGTCGACGTGATCGTCGGCAAGGGCCCCGGCGCCACCGCGATCCCCCTCGAACTGCCGCCCTTCACCCTGGTCGGCGCCACCACGCGCGCGGGACTGCTGCCGCCGCCGCTGCGCGACCGCTTCGGCTTCACCGCGCACATGGAGTTCTACGAGCCCGCCGAACTGGAACGGGTCATCCACCGCTCGGCGAACCTGCTCGACGTCGAGATCGACACGGACGGCGCCGCCGAGATCGCGGGCCGCTCCCGCGGCACCCCCCGTATCGCCAACCGCCTGCTGCGCCGGGTACGGGACTACGCGCAGGTCAAGGCGGACGGCTTCATCACGCGCGACATCGCCGGGGCCGCCCTCGCCGTCTACGAGGTGGACGCCCGCGGCCTCGACCGCCTCGACCGGGGCGTCCTCGAAGCCCTGCTCAAGCTCTTCGGCGGCGGACCCGTCGGCCTCTCGACCCTCGCCGTCGCCGTGGGGGAGGAGCGCGAGACCGTCGAGGAGGTCGCCGAGCCCTTCCTCGTCCGCGAGGGACTGCTCGCCCGGACCCCCCGCGGCCGGGTCGCGACCCCCGCCGCCTGGGCCCATCTCGGACTCACCCCGCCACGCGGCACGACCGGCGGAAACGGACAACAGGACCTGTTCGGGGCGTGA